The proteins below come from a single Xiphophorus couchianus chromosome 20, X_couchianus-1.0, whole genome shotgun sequence genomic window:
- the mapkapk3 gene encoding MAP kinase-activated protein kinase 3 has translation MLQNGNGKEKPPQSTKTDGTESEPSTANPKQQQQQQQPPPAALPAEDTGSTHFPMPAYPKLDIKRNAVTDDYKISTQVLGLGINGKVLECFNKKTGEKCALKILYDSPKARREVELHWRVSGGPYIVRILSLYENMHQGKKCLLIIMECMEGGELFSRIQARGDQAFTEKEASEIMRDIGTAISFLHNIDIAHRDIKPENLLYTTKGKKAVLKLTDFGFAKETTLHNPLQTPCYTPYYVAPEVLGPEKYDKSCDMWSLGVIMYILLCGYPPFYSNTGQAISPGMKRRIRMGQYEFPNPEWSDVSQEAKDLIQQLLKTDPNERMTITQFTNHPWINQSMMVPSTPLHTTRVLNEEKELWEDVKEEMTSALATMRVDYDQVKIKDLDTSSNPLLNKRRKKAAAGGKGGSTVCQSQ, from the exons ATGCTTCAAAATGGTAACGGGAAGGAAAAACCGCCGCAGTCAACAAAGACCGATGGAACCGAGTCGGAACCTTCAACTGCCAACCcgaaacagcaacagcagcagcagcagccgccgcCAGCTGCGCTCCCGGCCGAGGACACCGGCTCCACTCACTTCCCCATGCCCGCTTATCCCAAACTGGACATAAAGCGCAACGCAGTGACTGACGACTACAAGATTTCCACTCAGGTTCTGGGCTTGGGGATCAACGGCAAGGTTCTGGAGTGCTTCAACAAGAAGACCGGGGAGAAGTGCGCTCTGAAG ATTCTCTACGACAGTCCCAAAGCCAGACGGGAGGTGGAGCTCCACTGGCGAGTGTCTGGTGGGCCGTACATCGTTCGCATCCTGAGCCTCTACGAGAACATGCACCAAGGGAAGAAATGCCTGCTCATCATCATGGAGTG TATGGAAGGAGGAGAGCTGTTCAGCAGAATCCAGGCCAGAGGAGACCAGGCCTTCACTGAAAAAG AGGCGTCTGAGATCATGAGGGACATTGGGACTGCCATCTCGTTTCTCCACAACATCGACATTGCCCACAGAGACATCAAG CCGGAGAACCTACTGTATACCACTAAAGGCAAAAAAGCGGTGCTGAAGCTGACAGACTTTGGCTTTGCGAAAGAGACGACGTTACATAACCCCCTGCAGACGCCCTGCTACACACCGTACTATGTGG CTCCTGAGGTTTTGGGTCCGGAGAAGTATGACAAGTCATGTGACATGTGGTCTCTGGGCGTCATCATGTACATCCT GTTGTGCGGCTACCCTCCTTTCTACTCCAACACCGGCCAAGCTATTTCTCCCGGGATGAAGAGGAGGATCAGGATGGGCCAGTACGAGTTCCCTAATCCGGAGTGGTCCGACGTGTCGCAGGAAG cTAAAGATCTGATCCAACAGCTACTGAAGACGGACCCGAACGAGAGAATGACCATCACTCAGTTCACCAACCACCCCTGGATCAAC CAGTCCATGATGGTTCCCTCCACTCCGCTCCACACCACTCGGGTCCTGAACGAAGAAAAGGAGCTGTGGGAGGACGTGAAG GAGGAGATGACCAGCGCCTTGGCGACCATGCGCGTGGACTACGACCAGGTGAAGATCAAGGACCTCGACACGTCCAGCAACCCTCTCCTCAACAAGAGGCGCAAGAAGGCGGCGGCGGGGGGGAAGGGCGGCTCCACCGTCTGCCAGAGCCAGTGA